A window of Hymenobacter aerilatus contains these coding sequences:
- the gcvP gene encoding aminomethyl-transferring glycine dehydrogenase has protein sequence MTLKPQPADVFVDRHNGPDEAAVTEMLRAIGVESLDQLIDETVPAAIRLQKSLDLPAALTERAFLAKFAQIAGQNKLYKNYIGLGYYPTQLPPVIQRNILENPGWYTAYTPYQAEIAQGRLEALINYQTMVMELTGLEIANASLLDEGTAAAEVLHMFHSQTKKKNAHKFFVSEQVLPQTIDVVRTRATPLGIELVVGDHRTADLTDESLFGALLQYPAADGAVYDYTDFIATAHNNSLLVAVAADLLALTLLTPPGEMGADACVGNSQRFGVPMGYGGPHAGFFATKDQFKRVIPGRIIGQSIDAAGNKAYRMALQTREQHIRREKATSNICTAQVLLSVLSGMYAVYHGPQRVRQFAVNTHAFAQLLAQELTALGLEQQNEFYFDTLTLKLESEELQAAIRQEAEAAGINFRYFSQEGTARVGIALNQNTEADDVADIVRVFAKVLGKSFDKTLALPTEAELNWPDALVRQSAYLTHPVFNKHHSETEMLRYMKQLENKDLSLAHSMIPLGSCTMKLNATAEMIPVTWPEIGGLHPFAPREQAKGYTQIFNDLERWLCEVTGFAAVSLQPNSGAQGEYAGLLAIRDYHEAQGNSHRNVALIPASAHGTNPASAVMAGMQVVVVKSTEDGNIDVQDLKDKAAKYADTLSCLMVTYPSTHGVYEETIIDICQTIHQHGGRVYMDGANMNAQVGLTSPATIGADVCHLNLHKTFCIPHGGGGPGVGPIGVVADLAPYLPGHVVVDAEGRTAGAVSSAPWGSASILPISYAYISMMGGEGLTQATRTAILNANYLKAKLEAHYPVLYAGANGRCAHEMILDCRQFKKAGIEVEDIAKRLMDYGFHAPTVSFPVAGTLMVEPTESESKEELDRFVEAMVKIREEIREVEQGHADAKDNVLKHAPHTAATVLVHDWTRPYSREQAVYPTDYARAYKFWPAVSRVDSAYGDRNLICSCTSTEDYADEPEQLVQADKGPSY, from the coding sequence ATGACCCTGAAACCTCAGCCTGCTGACGTGTTTGTGGACCGCCACAACGGCCCCGACGAAGCCGCCGTGACCGAGATGCTGCGCGCCATCGGCGTCGAGTCGCTCGACCAGCTCATCGACGAAACCGTGCCGGCCGCTATCCGTTTGCAGAAGTCGCTCGACTTGCCCGCTGCCCTCACGGAGCGGGCTTTTTTGGCGAAATTCGCGCAGATTGCTGGCCAGAACAAGCTCTATAAGAACTACATCGGCTTGGGGTACTACCCTACTCAGCTGCCGCCCGTTATTCAGCGCAACATCCTCGAAAACCCCGGCTGGTACACCGCCTATACGCCCTACCAAGCCGAAATCGCTCAGGGTCGTCTCGAAGCCCTCATCAACTACCAGACGATGGTGATGGAGCTGACCGGCCTCGAAATTGCCAACGCCTCCCTGCTCGACGAAGGCACGGCCGCGGCCGAGGTGCTGCACATGTTCCACTCGCAGACCAAGAAGAAAAACGCCCATAAATTCTTCGTGTCGGAGCAGGTGCTGCCCCAGACAATTGATGTGGTGCGCACCCGTGCTACCCCGCTCGGTATTGAGCTAGTGGTAGGCGACCATCGCACCGCTGACCTCACCGACGAGTCCCTGTTCGGTGCCCTGCTGCAATACCCCGCCGCCGACGGCGCCGTATACGACTACACCGACTTCATTGCCACTGCGCACAACAATAGCCTATTGGTAGCCGTAGCTGCTGATCTGCTGGCTCTTACCTTACTCACCCCTCCCGGCGAGATGGGCGCCGATGCCTGCGTGGGTAACTCCCAGCGCTTTGGCGTGCCCATGGGCTACGGCGGTCCGCACGCCGGCTTCTTCGCTACCAAAGACCAGTTCAAGCGCGTCATTCCGGGCCGCATTATCGGACAGAGTATTGATGCGGCCGGCAATAAGGCCTACCGCATGGCCCTGCAAACCCGTGAGCAGCACATCCGCCGCGAAAAAGCTACCTCCAACATCTGCACAGCGCAGGTGCTGCTGTCGGTGCTGTCTGGTATGTATGCCGTGTACCACGGTCCACAGCGTGTGCGTCAGTTCGCTGTTAATACCCACGCTTTCGCGCAGTTGCTGGCACAAGAGCTGACCGCTTTGGGTCTGGAGCAGCAGAACGAATTCTATTTCGATACGCTGACCCTCAAGCTGGAAAGCGAGGAACTGCAAGCGGCTATCCGTCAGGAAGCCGAAGCTGCGGGTATCAACTTCCGTTACTTCTCTCAAGAAGGTACCGCCCGCGTGGGCATTGCCCTGAATCAGAATACCGAAGCCGATGACGTAGCCGACATCGTGCGGGTGTTTGCGAAAGTGCTGGGCAAGTCGTTCGACAAAACCCTGGCCCTACCCACCGAGGCAGAGCTGAACTGGCCCGACGCACTTGTGCGGCAGAGCGCCTACCTCACGCACCCAGTCTTCAACAAGCATCACTCCGAAACCGAGATGCTACGCTACATGAAGCAGCTTGAAAACAAGGACCTGAGCCTAGCGCACTCCATGATTCCGCTTGGCTCGTGCACCATGAAGCTGAACGCCACCGCCGAGATGATTCCGGTGACGTGGCCCGAAATTGGCGGCTTGCACCCCTTTGCTCCGCGCGAGCAGGCCAAAGGCTACACGCAGATCTTCAACGATTTGGAGCGGTGGCTCTGCGAAGTCACTGGCTTTGCGGCCGTGAGCTTGCAGCCTAACTCCGGCGCCCAGGGCGAGTACGCTGGCCTGCTGGCCATCCGCGACTACCACGAAGCACAGGGCAACAGCCACCGCAATGTGGCCCTCATTCCAGCCTCGGCCCACGGTACCAACCCCGCTTCGGCCGTCATGGCCGGCATGCAGGTAGTGGTGGTGAAGAGCACCGAGGACGGCAATATCGACGTGCAGGACCTGAAAGACAAGGCAGCCAAGTACGCCGATACCTTGTCCTGCCTAATGGTGACCTACCCCAGCACGCACGGCGTGTATGAGGAAACCATCATCGACATCTGCCAGACCATTCACCAGCACGGCGGGCGCGTGTACATGGACGGCGCCAACATGAACGCCCAGGTAGGCCTTACCTCGCCTGCCACCATCGGCGCCGACGTGTGCCACCTGAACCTGCACAAAACGTTCTGCATCCCGCACGGCGGTGGTGGACCCGGCGTAGGCCCCATCGGCGTAGTAGCCGATCTGGCGCCCTACCTGCCTGGCCACGTGGTGGTAGATGCTGAAGGTCGCACGGCCGGCGCGGTGTCGTCGGCGCCGTGGGGCTCGGCCAGTATCCTGCCCATCAGCTACGCCTACATTTCCATGATGGGCGGCGAAGGGTTGACGCAGGCCACGCGCACGGCTATTCTGAATGCCAACTACCTGAAAGCGAAGCTAGAGGCGCACTACCCTGTGCTGTACGCTGGTGCCAACGGCCGCTGTGCCCACGAGATGATTCTGGATTGCCGCCAGTTCAAGAAGGCCGGCATCGAGGTAGAGGACATTGCCAAGCGCCTGATGGACTACGGCTTCCACGCGCCTACCGTGTCGTTCCCAGTCGCGGGCACGCTGATGGTAGAGCCTACCGAGTCGGAAAGCAAAGAAGAGCTGGACCGCTTCGTGGAGGCAATGGTGAAGATCCGGGAGGAAATTCGGGAGGTGGAACAAGGCCACGCCGATGCCAAAGACAATGTGCTGAAGCACGCCCCGCATACCGCCGCCACCGTGCTGGTGCATGACTGGACACGTCCCTACTCTCGTGAGCAGGCCGTATACCCCACCGACTACGCCCGTGCCTACAAATTCTGGCCGGCCGTGTCGCGCGTTGATTCAGCCTACGGCGACCGGAATCTGATCTGTTCCTGTACCTCTACCGAGGACTACGCCGATGAGCCTGAGCAACTGGTACAGGCCGATAAAGGCCCATCGTATTAA
- a CDS encoding alpha-ketoacid dehydrogenase subunit alpha/beta yields the protein MPFDRAAYPTEQLLTIYQELLKPRLIEEKMLILLRQGKISKWFSGIGQEAIAVGSTLALNADEYILPLHRNLGVFTARRVPMGRLFAQWEGKEGGFTKGRDRSFHFGSREHHIVGMISHLGPQLAVADGIALADVLDEQKRVTLVYSGDGGASEGDFHEALNVAAVWQLPVIFLIENNGYGLSTPSNEQFRCKNFIDKGPAYGIEAVQIDGNNVLEVYSTIQRLAEDLRQNPRPVLVEALTFRMRGHEEASGTKYVPQELFAEWAQKDPVATYEQWLISEGLLSETARHQSREKIKEEIEQGLREADTLPAPTPDATRELADMYAEAPEQGRSLSDDSQPTTDKRYVDAIRDGLRQSLERYPELVLMGQDIAEYGGVFKVTEGLVGEFGKARVRNTPLCESAILGAGLGLSVRGKKSMVEMQFADFVTCGFNQIVNNLAKSHYRWGQNADVVVRMPTGAGTAAGPFHSQSNEAWFTHTPGLKVVFPSNPHDAKGLLCAAIADPNPVMYFEHKLLYRSVSGPVPDAYYTTPIGQAALVREGNELSIVTYGMGVHWALQVAEELNVSCDILDLRTLLPWDQEAVRRTAEKNGRVLVLHEDTLAGGLGAELAAWIGENCFEHLDAPVHRVASLDTAVPFAPALEKDFLPLQRLHDAVEKLRNY from the coding sequence ATGCCCTTCGACCGCGCCGCCTACCCTACCGAGCAACTGCTCACTATCTACCAAGAGCTGCTCAAGCCCCGCCTCATCGAGGAAAAAATGCTGATTCTGCTGCGGCAGGGCAAGATCAGCAAGTGGTTTTCAGGCATTGGGCAGGAGGCCATTGCGGTGGGTAGTACCTTGGCCCTCAACGCCGACGAGTACATCCTACCCTTGCACCGCAACCTAGGCGTGTTCACAGCGCGGCGGGTGCCGATGGGGCGACTATTCGCACAGTGGGAGGGCAAGGAAGGTGGCTTCACCAAGGGCCGCGACCGGTCGTTTCACTTCGGCTCCCGCGAGCACCATATTGTGGGCATGATCAGCCACCTCGGCCCACAGCTGGCCGTGGCCGACGGCATTGCCCTAGCCGATGTGCTGGACGAACAGAAGCGTGTGACATTGGTTTACAGCGGCGACGGCGGTGCCTCGGAGGGCGACTTCCACGAGGCTCTGAACGTGGCCGCCGTGTGGCAATTACCGGTTATCTTCCTCATCGAAAACAACGGCTACGGTCTCTCTACCCCCAGCAACGAGCAATTCCGCTGCAAGAACTTTATTGATAAAGGACCGGCCTATGGCATAGAGGCTGTGCAAATCGACGGCAACAATGTGCTGGAAGTGTACAGCACCATCCAGCGCTTGGCTGAGGACCTGCGCCAGAACCCGCGCCCGGTGCTAGTGGAGGCCCTCACCTTCCGGATGCGTGGGCACGAGGAAGCCAGCGGCACCAAATACGTACCCCAAGAGCTATTTGCGGAGTGGGCGCAGAAAGACCCGGTAGCAACTTATGAACAGTGGCTCATCAGCGAAGGTCTGCTTAGCGAAACCGCTCGCCATCAGTCCCGCGAGAAAATCAAAGAAGAAATCGAGCAAGGACTGCGGGAAGCTGATACTCTCCCGGCCCCTACCCCCGACGCTACCCGCGAGTTGGCTGATATGTACGCTGAGGCGCCAGAACAAGGGAGAAGTTTATCTGATGACTCGCAACCAACAACAGATAAACGCTACGTCGACGCTATTCGCGATGGGTTGCGCCAGAGCCTGGAACGCTACCCCGAGCTAGTGCTGATGGGTCAGGACATTGCCGAGTACGGTGGCGTGTTTAAGGTCACGGAAGGGCTGGTAGGTGAGTTTGGCAAGGCGCGCGTGCGTAATACACCCCTGTGTGAATCGGCCATTCTGGGCGCGGGCTTGGGGTTGAGCGTGCGCGGCAAAAAGAGCATGGTAGAGATGCAGTTTGCCGATTTTGTCACCTGCGGCTTCAACCAGATTGTCAACAACTTAGCCAAGAGCCACTACCGCTGGGGCCAAAACGCCGACGTGGTGGTGCGCATGCCCACCGGCGCTGGCACCGCGGCCGGGCCGTTTCACTCCCAAAGCAACGAGGCGTGGTTTACGCATACGCCCGGCCTGAAAGTGGTATTTCCCAGCAACCCTCACGATGCCAAGGGGTTGCTGTGTGCGGCCATTGCAGACCCCAACCCGGTGATGTACTTCGAGCACAAGCTGCTCTATCGCTCCGTGAGCGGCCCCGTGCCCGACGCCTATTACACCACGCCCATTGGACAAGCCGCCTTGGTGCGCGAGGGCAATGAGTTGAGCATCGTCACCTACGGCATGGGCGTGCATTGGGCCTTGCAAGTGGCCGAGGAATTAAACGTGAGCTGCGACATTCTAGATCTGCGCACCCTCCTACCCTGGGACCAAGAGGCTGTACGTCGCACTGCCGAGAAAAATGGCCGCGTGCTAGTGCTGCACGAAGACACGCTTGCCGGCGGGCTGGGGGCCGAGCTGGCCGCCTGGATTGGTGAAAACTGCTTCGAGCACCTGGATGCGCCTGTGCACCGCGTGGCCTCACTGGATACGGCTGTGCCCTTCGCTCCGGCCCTGGAAAAAGACTTTCTACCCCTCCAACGCCTGCACGATGCGGTGGAGAAGCTGCGCAACTATTAA
- a CDS encoding SH3 domain-containing protein codes for MKKSVRVSFSSLLALTLLGSCNAAREDGRGNSHASKSPVERTAAVECVLYDGMTKDSPQLAEIKSGMQVQVLDSVDAYFVKARVSNGDKVVTGYMYRTCFPKQW; via the coding sequence ATGAAAAAATCTGTACGCGTATCCTTCTCCAGTCTGCTGGCCCTCACCCTACTCGGTAGTTGCAATGCAGCCCGCGAAGATGGCCGTGGCAATAGCCATGCTTCTAAATCTCCCGTCGAGCGCACTGCTGCCGTAGAATGCGTTCTATATGATGGCATGACGAAGGATTCGCCCCAGCTAGCCGAAATTAAATCCGGTATGCAAGTGCAGGTGCTTGACTCCGTAGATGCTTATTTTGTGAAGGCCCGCGTAAGCAACGGTGACAAAGTTGTGACTGGTTACATGTATCGCACATGCTTCCCGAAACAGTGGTAA
- the lipA gene encoding lipoyl synthase: MLLLPVIQPEAAAPARPRKPDWLRVKLPVGPEYARVRKLVDENKLHTICESGNCPNMGECWGAGTATFMILGNICTRSCSFCAVATGRPNEYDTDEPRRVAEAILTMGVKHAVITSVNRDELKDRGASIWHETVVRIKQLSPATTIETLIPDVKANWQALDVMISGGQEVISHNVETVGSLYRLVRPQAKYDRSLEQIRRTKAAGHRTKSGIMLGLGETKDEMYKAMDDLVANGLDILTLGQYLQPTKRHLEVAEFIHPDLFAHYREEGLRRGLKYVESGPLVRSSYHAERHVNVPI; this comes from the coding sequence CTGCTGCTACTACCCGTAATTCAGCCGGAAGCCGCCGCACCGGCCCGGCCCCGCAAGCCCGATTGGCTGCGCGTGAAGCTGCCTGTAGGCCCCGAGTATGCCCGGGTGCGCAAGCTGGTAGACGAAAACAAGCTGCATACCATTTGCGAAAGCGGCAATTGCCCCAATATGGGCGAGTGCTGGGGCGCGGGTACGGCTACCTTCATGATTCTGGGCAACATCTGCACCCGATCGTGCTCCTTCTGCGCGGTGGCTACTGGTCGCCCCAACGAGTATGATACCGACGAACCTCGCCGCGTGGCCGAGGCCATCCTGACGATGGGCGTGAAGCACGCCGTAATTACCTCTGTAAACCGCGACGAGCTGAAAGACCGCGGCGCCAGCATCTGGCACGAAACGGTAGTACGCATCAAGCAACTCTCGCCAGCTACTACCATCGAAACGCTAATTCCAGACGTGAAAGCCAACTGGCAAGCGCTGGATGTGATGATTTCGGGTGGGCAGGAAGTGATTTCGCACAACGTAGAAACCGTAGGCAGCCTCTACCGCTTAGTGCGCCCACAGGCCAAGTATGACCGTTCGCTAGAGCAGATTCGTCGGACTAAAGCCGCCGGGCACCGCACCAAGTCAGGTATTATGCTGGGCCTGGGCGAAACCAAAGATGAGATGTATAAGGCCATGGACGACTTAGTGGCCAACGGCCTCGATATCCTGACCCTGGGCCAGTACTTACAACCCACCAAGCGTCACCTGGAGGTAGCCGAGTTCATCCACCCCGACCTGTTTGCTCATTACCGCGAAGAGGGCCTGCGTCGTGGTCTGAAGTACGTAGAAAGTGGCCCATTGGTCCGCAGCTCTTACCACGCTGAGCGCCACGTAAACGTGCCGATCTAG
- a CDS encoding DUF4136 domain-containing protein, whose protein sequence is MNRISRFLNRSATLALVSIALLLGASSCATSSRVGVSSDFDHAVNFRAYKTWAWYPQQPVDAEGGPAKGYESFLDQRLRTAIDRELTNKGLTRVESNPDIYVAYNAKVEEKQSVSPYYNGLGYPYYGYGLYGGGLYGRGYTPVSQYAAGTVIIDLVDAKRKELAWRGSGQAQVDNNHSISEQEVYRIVNGIMGVYPPSDQAQARR, encoded by the coding sequence ATGAATCGCATATCCCGTTTCCTGAATCGCTCTGCCACGCTGGCGCTGGTGAGCATTGCTTTGCTGCTGGGTGCCAGCAGCTGCGCCACTTCTTCCCGGGTGGGCGTCTCCTCCGATTTTGACCATGCTGTGAACTTTCGAGCTTATAAGACGTGGGCTTGGTATCCGCAGCAGCCGGTAGACGCGGAGGGCGGGCCGGCCAAAGGCTACGAGTCGTTCCTGGATCAGCGCCTGCGTACGGCCATCGACCGGGAGCTGACCAATAAAGGCTTGACGCGGGTTGAGAGCAACCCCGACATCTATGTGGCTTATAATGCCAAAGTAGAAGAAAAGCAGTCCGTATCGCCGTACTACAATGGCCTGGGCTACCCCTATTATGGCTATGGCCTCTACGGTGGTGGCCTGTATGGCCGAGGCTATACACCGGTAAGTCAGTACGCAGCCGGTACGGTCATCATCGACTTAGTAGACGCCAAGCGTAAGGAACTGGCGTGGCGTGGCTCGGGCCAAGCCCAAGTCGACAACAACCACTCTATCTCGGAACAAGAGGTCTACCGAATCGTTAACGGTATCATGGGCGTGTACCCACCCTCCGATCAGGCGCAAGCCCGCCGCTAG
- a CDS encoding OsmC family protein: MSTASARYTGQLRTEATHNASGNTIITDAPVDNHGRGEAFSPTDLVAASLGACMMTIMGIVAERHQLDLTSVTYEVTKHMAAEPRRIRQIDVQFRLPASLPEKERALLERAARTCPVALSLNPEIVQEVSFVYE; the protein is encoded by the coding sequence ATGAGCACTGCCAGCGCCCGCTATACCGGCCAACTGCGTACCGAGGCTACGCACAACGCTTCCGGTAATACAATTATTACCGACGCACCTGTGGACAACCACGGCCGGGGCGAGGCCTTTTCGCCCACTGATCTGGTAGCAGCGTCGCTGGGCGCTTGCATGATGACCATTATGGGCATCGTGGCCGAGCGTCACCAGCTGGACCTCACCAGCGTTACGTACGAAGTAACCAAGCACATGGCCGCCGAGCCGCGCCGGATTCGGCAAATCGACGTGCAATTTCGCCTACCCGCCAGCCTGCCCGAGAAGGAGCGTGCCCTCCTAGAGCGCGCCGCCCGCACTTGCCCTGTAGCGCTCAGCCTGAACCCGGAGATTGTGCAGGAAGTTTCTTTCGTGTATGAGTGA
- a CDS encoding cyclic nucleotide-binding domain-containing protein, with protein sequence MKRLLLLHRNEERRSSITSLLSLAGYELVSFSKGYQGVEAAKQRQPDLVLCATELSDVDGYGVLHLFRCTASLAATPFILIGPTATWADTRRAMDAGADDYLAMPIVAGELLQAIAGRLHRFPLLPAEPIATGYDEASVAGSLASLITDRTPHIVARRHSVYREGEDPKQLYFIQSGRIKAVKTTSFGKELITSFYQTGEFFGYKDLLEQTCYHESAVAIEDCVLLHIPAADFLQLVRLPEVSQQFVRLLAGRKRAREQQLLDMAYQSLRRRVANALLALHNQGETNEATPFIRVAREDLAALVGIAPESLSRTLSEFRHDGLLEVSSQGIRLLQPEYMRQAEW encoded by the coding sequence GTGAAACGACTTCTCTTACTGCATCGGAATGAGGAGCGGCGCAGCTCCATCACTTCACTATTGAGCTTGGCGGGGTATGAATTAGTCTCTTTCAGTAAGGGCTATCAGGGGGTAGAGGCCGCTAAGCAACGCCAGCCTGATTTGGTCTTATGCGCTACTGAATTGTCCGATGTAGATGGCTATGGCGTTCTGCATTTGTTTCGCTGCACCGCCTCCCTAGCCGCTACTCCGTTCATTCTTATAGGCCCTACGGCAACGTGGGCCGATACGCGGCGGGCCATGGATGCCGGCGCGGACGATTATCTGGCTATGCCCATCGTTGCGGGTGAACTGCTTCAGGCAATAGCGGGGCGTCTGCACCGCTTCCCCCTGCTACCTGCCGAGCCCATAGCTACGGGGTACGATGAGGCGTCCGTAGCCGGATCCTTAGCTTCTTTGATTACCGATCGTACGCCGCACATCGTCGCTCGTCGGCACAGTGTGTATAGGGAGGGAGAAGACCCCAAACAGCTGTACTTTATTCAGTCGGGCCGTATCAAAGCAGTTAAGACAACTTCGTTTGGCAAAGAGTTGATTACCAGCTTTTATCAGACGGGCGAATTCTTTGGGTACAAGGACTTATTGGAACAGACGTGCTACCATGAATCGGCAGTAGCGATAGAGGATTGCGTGTTGTTACATATCCCGGCTGCTGACTTCTTGCAACTGGTGCGCTTGCCCGAGGTAAGCCAACAGTTTGTTCGTTTGTTAGCAGGGCGTAAGCGTGCACGCGAGCAGCAATTGCTGGATATGGCCTACCAATCACTCCGCCGCCGTGTAGCCAATGCCCTGCTTGCATTGCATAATCAAGGAGAAACCAACGAGGCTACTCCCTTTATTCGCGTGGCGCGTGAAGATCTGGCCGCTTTAGTGGGTATAGCGCCAGAGTCATTGAGCCGAACTTTGAGCGAGTTTCGGCATGATGGCCTACTAGAAGTTTCATCGCAGGGTATCCGCCTGTTGCAACCAGAGTATATGCGTCAAGCCGAGTGGTAA
- the ytxJ gene encoding bacillithiol system redox-active protein YtxJ — protein sequence MAPWQPLTQPEQLVDIVQESHEHPVLVFKHSTTCSISAAAKGKIERQWDSAGLDGTPIYYLDLLRYRPISNEIAQKFGVEHQSPQLLLIQNGECSYDASHMGIRLSDVQQLVK from the coding sequence ATGGCTCCTTGGCAACCACTCACCCAACCCGAACAGCTAGTCGACATCGTGCAGGAATCGCACGAGCATCCGGTATTGGTCTTCAAGCATAGCACTACCTGCTCTATCAGCGCCGCGGCCAAAGGCAAGATTGAGCGCCAGTGGGACTCGGCCGGCCTCGACGGCACGCCCATCTACTACCTCGACCTGCTGCGCTACCGGCCTATTTCCAACGAAATTGCCCAAAAGTTTGGCGTAGAACACCAGTCGCCCCAGTTACTGCTCATCCAAAACGGCGAGTGCAGCTACGACGCCTCGCACATGGGCATCCGCCTCAGCGACGTGCAACAGTTAGTGAAATAG